The following are encoded together in the Strongyloides ratti genome assembly S_ratti_ED321, chromosome : 2 genome:
- a CDS encoding Sterile alpha motif domain and Sterile alpha motif/pointed domain and Sterile alpha motif, type 1 domain-containing protein: protein MPFEHCIEEKWFQFFLESGLPKNVCSMYAASFVRNRLQCEHLLQLGKNDLVALGVDAIGDQICILKHIKDTAGRPKQFVESKITYKGNSNGIEKNSSLGLECVAPPIFSSRISNKKMGTNKNEERNEFNKRSKSFSRSVSQEHKRGNSNVKNSSILDRVTLKGIGKTKSGGVKGKKSSILDRVSIGGINKKTVSKSPKRSNILDRVTLK, encoded by the exons ATGCCTTTTGAACATTGTATAG AAGAGAAGTGGTTCCAGTTCTTTCTTGAATCAGGTTTACCAAAGAATGTATGTTCTATGTATGCAGCATCATTTGTTCGTAATCGTTTACAATGTGAACATTTATTACAATTGGGAAAAAATGACTTAGTTGCATTAGGTGTTGATGCTATTGGTGATCAAATTTGTATcttaaaacatataaaagATACTGCTGGTAGACCAAAACAATTTGTTGAATCaaaaattacatataaaGGAAATAGTAATggtattgaaaaaaattcttcTCTTGGTTTGGAATGTG ttGCACCACCAATATTTTCCTCTCgtattagtaataaaaaaatgggaACAAATAAGAATGAGGAAAGaaatgaatttaataaaagaagtaAAAGTTTTTCAAGAAGTGTATCTCAGGAACATAAACGAGGCAATAGTAATGTAAAGAATTCATCAATCCTTGATAGAGTTACATTAAAAGGGATTGGTAAAACAAAAAGTGGTGGGGTGAAAGGTAAAAAGTCATCGATACTAGATCGTGTTTCTATAGGtggaattaataaaaaaactgtTTCAAAGTCACCTAAACGATCCAATATTTTGGATAGAGTTacattaaaatga
- a CDS encoding Low-density lipoprotein (LDL) receptor class A repeat-containing protein: MIAKIIRSEILLKATFLVLMLISPLSAYTISDYLRGGKRTVDGDKPIQCPPYMPFQCTSGECVPIKYLCDGSPDCTDSYDENQKMCTAASRPPAEETLSFLDALLHAHGKDFLTKIFGERCLNRCEGLGGLEKVAIGLTEQPTYLNFGMEQNMTEEEVENIGDTLLDIIRGDSGKLSINEIEDLRFFVQKLHETGFF, encoded by the exons ATGATTgctaaaataataagaagtgaaattttattgaaagcTACATTTCTAGTTCTTATGCTCATTTCACCTCTCTCTGCTTATACTATTTCTGATTATTTAAGAGGGGGTAAAAGAACTGTTGACGGTGATAAACCTATACAATGTCCACCTTATATGCCATTTCAATGTACAAGTGGAGAGTGTGTtccaataaaatatctttgtGATGGAAGTCCTGATTGTACTGATTCATATGATGAAAATCAGAAAATGTGTACAGCAGCTAGTAGACCTCCAGCTGAAGAAACGTTATCATTTCTTGATGCCCTCCTTCATGCTCATggtaaagattttttaactaaaatttttggTGAACGATGTTTAAATAGATGTGAAGGTTTAGGTGGTTTAGAAAAAGTTGCTATAGGCTTAACAg aacaaccaacatatttaaattttggtATGGAACAAAATATGACTGAGGAGGAAGTAGAAAATATTGGTGATACTTTATTAGACATTATTCGTGGTGATAGTggaaaattatcaataaatgaGATTGAGGATCTTCGATTTTTTGTTCAAAAGTTACATGAAACAGGATTCTTTTAA